The Siniperca chuatsi isolate FFG_IHB_CAS linkage group LG2, ASM2008510v1, whole genome shotgun sequence genome window below encodes:
- the LOC122868343 gene encoding ATP-dependent RNA helicase DDX19B yields MATDSWAQAVDEQEAAAESIGNLQIKEKPEENGTAANATDSSSAAASSEVEGENKTTDDDDKDDKAAQSLLNKLIRNNLVNNTNQVEVLQKDPNSPLYSVKSFEELRLKPQLLQGVYGMGFNRPSKIQETALPMMLAEPPQNLIAQSQSGTGKTAAFVLAMLSHVDPNNKYPQCLCVSPTYELALQTGKVIEQMGKHYPEVRLVYAIRGNKLQRGMKLQEQIVIGTPGTMLDWCGKFKFIDPKKIKVFVLDEADVMIATQGHQDQSIRIQRMLPKNCQMLLFSATFEESVWNFAQRIVPDPNIIKLKREEETLDTIKQYYVLCNSREEKFQALCNIYGAITIAQAMIFCHTRKTAGWLAGELSREGHQVALLSGEMQVEQRAAVIDRFRDGKEKVLVTTNVCARGIDVEQVSVVINFDLPVDKDGNPDNETYLHRIGRTGRFGKRGLAINMVDSRMSMNILNRIQEHFSKKIEKLDTDDLDEIEKIAS; encoded by the exons ATGGCTACGGACTCCTGGGCCCAGGCAGTGGACGAGCAAGAAGCCGCGGCGGAATCG ATCGGTAACCTTCAAATAAAAGAGAAACCAGAGGAAAATG GCACGGCTGCAAACGCAACAGACTCCAGCAGTGCAGCTGCAAGTTCAGAAGTagagggagaaaacaagacTACAGATGACGATGACAAAG acgACAAAGCAGCACAGTCACTGTTGAACAAGTTGATCCGGAATAATCTTGTAAATAACACTAATCAAGTGGAAGTTCTTCAGAAGGATCCCAACTCTCCGCTCTACTCTGTCAAGTCCTTTGAGGAGTTGCGACT cAAACCACAGTTGCTTCAGGGCGTGTACGGCATGGGTTTCAACCGACCATCTAAAATCCAGGAGACTGCCTTACCTATGATGCTGGCCGAACC TCCACAGAATCTGATTGCCCAGTCGCAGTCAGGAACAGGGAAAACAGCTGCCTTTGTCCTGGCCATGCTCAGTCATGTAGATCCCAACAACAAATATCCCCAG tgcctgtgtgtgtcacCCACCTATGAACTGGCACTTCAGACTGGTAAGGTAATCGAGCAGATGGGCAAACACTATCCTGAGGTCAGACTAGTCTACGCCATCAGAGGAAATAAAT TGCAGCGGGGCATGAAGTTGCAGGAACAGATAGTTATCGGCACACCTGGCACCATGCTGGACTGGTGTGGTAAATTCAAGTTCATAGACCCCAAGAAGATCAAGGTGTTTGTGTTGGATGAGGCCGACGTCATGATCGCCACACAGGGTCACCAGGACCAGAGCATCCGCATCCAGAG GATGCTGCCTAAAAACTGCCAGATGTTGCTGTTCTCAGCCACGTTTGAAGAGTCAGTGTGGAACTTCGCCCAGCGCATCGTGCCTGACCCCAACATCATCAAGttgaagagagaggaggagacgctGGATACCATCAAACAGTACTATGTGTTGTGCAACAGCAGGGAGGAGAAGTTCCAAGCCCTCTGTAACATCTACGGAGCCATCACCATTGCCCAGGCTATGATCTTCTGCCAT ACAAGGAAGACTGCAGGCTGGCTAGCAGGGGAGCTGTCCAGAGAGGGCCACCAGGTGGCGCTGCTCAGTGGCGAGATGCAGGTGGAGCAGAGGGCTGCTGTCATCGACCGCTTCAGAGACGGCAAGGAGAAGGTCCTGGTTACCACAAATGTTTGTGCTCGAG GTATCGATGTCGAGCAGGTTTCTGTGGTCATCAACTTTGACTTGCCAGTAGACAAGGATGGTAACCCAGACAACGAGACATACCTGCACAGGATTGGCCGCACAGGTCGATTTGGCAAAAGGGGACTGGCCATCAACATGGTGGACAGCAGGATGAGCATGAACATCCTCAACAGGATTCAGGAGCATTTCA GTAAGAAAATTGAAAAACTAGACACAGATGATCTGGATGAAATTGAGAAAATTGCCAGCTAA